TGGATTCTTCTGGGCGGGATGCTATTGCATCCCACCCAGGAAACGCTGTGTGAACTTCAATGGAACCCGGACACCGAGCGAATCGAAATTGCGTTTCGTTTGACCCTCGGGGACGAAGAACGTTTGCTGAAAGAAGCGGAGTCAACGCTTACAAAACTGCGAGCGAAACAAGCGGACTCCGATTCAAACTCCGAGGTGGATCCTCTCTCCGTCGCGGACGGCAAGTCGGCGATCCAGTTGAAATCTCAGCAACTGGCATTCGGCCGCCACATGACATTCGCCAATGACGACGCGTGCCTGCCGGCACCGACCGTCGCCAATGCCGCGAAATATCGCTGGGTGGGACGCCGAGAAGAAGGCATCCACGTGTGGTGGTTCGCGGAGTACTCGGTTGCGTCCACGGACGCCTCCGAAATCAAACCGCCCAGCCACGTGCGGTGTGATTTGTTCGTCGACAGGGCCCGAA
Above is a genomic segment from Rhodopirellula islandica containing:
- a CDS encoding DUF6702 family protein, with product MLLHPTQETLCELQWNPDTERIEIAFRLTLGDEERLLKEAESTLTKLRAKQADSDSNSEVDPLSVADGKSAIQLKSQQLAFGRHMTFANDDACLPAPTVANAAKYRWVGRREEGIHVWWFAEYSVASTDASEIKPPSHVRCDLFVDRARNTAHPSGHGPHDAFQNTFVILGHPVPVSAVITPRDPVAELQWPD